In a genomic window of Glycine max cultivar Williams 82 chromosome 13, Glycine_max_v4.0, whole genome shotgun sequence:
- the LOC100799425 gene encoding amino acid transporter AVT6B: protein MTIGSLEYKAKNTKSRKNKLVVDEKAPLIPKTHDADAEGFDEFNGASFSGAVFNLSTTAIGAGIMGLPACVKKLGMVPGLLAIILTALLTEKSIGFMIRNSRAGNLSSYGNLVGDSFGKFGKALVQICVIINNIGMLIIYMIIIGDVISGTSSSSEFHHSGVLEGWFGVHWWTGRTFVLLFTTFAVFAPLSCFKRIDSLRYTSALSFGLAVAFLVIAVGISIFKISIGGIGMPRLFPIITDVASVFELFTVTPVVVTAYLCHFNVHSIDNELEDSSQINGIVRTSLALCASVYLLTSFFGFLLFGEGTLDDVLANFDIDLGIPFGSVLNDAVRFSYAAHLVLVFPVVFYAVRINLDGLIFPSSRPLVLDNFRFASITMVLIVASFLGANFIPSIWDIFQFTGATAAACLSFIFPSAITLRDRYNIATKKDKILSVFMIVLAVLANVVAVYSDAFALIKNSITKRE, encoded by the exons ATGACTATTGGAAGTCTTGAATATAAGGCAAAGAACACAAAATCAAGGAAGAACAAATTAGTTGTTGATGAGAAGGCGCCTTTGATACCTAAGACTCATGATGCTGATGCTGAAGGTTTTGATGAATTCAATGGTGCTTCATTTTCTGGGGCAGTTTTCAACTTATCCACCACAGCTATTGGTGCTGGGATCATGGGGTTGCCAGCATGTGTGAAAAAGTTGGGGATGGTGCCTGGTCTTCTTGCTATTATCTTAACTGCTTTGTTGACAGAGAAGTCAATTGGGTTCATGATCAGGAATTCCCGGGCAGGGAATCTTTCTTCTTATGGGAATCTCGTGGgggattcatttggcaaattcGGAAAAGCTCTGGTGCAAATATGCGTTATAATCAACAACATTGGAATGCTGATTATTTACATGATTATTATTG GTGATGTGATTTCTGGAACATCTTCTTCTAGTGAATTTCATCATTCTGGTGTACTTGAAGGATGGTTTGGAGTTCACTGGTGGACAGGTCGTACATTTGTTCTTCTTTTTACAACATTTGCTGTGTTTGCACCTTTGTCATGCTTCAAGCGAATTG ATTCGTTGAGATACACTTCTGCATTATCATTTGGCTTAGCAGTTGCTTTTCTTGTTATTGCTGTGGGAATCTCAATTTTCAAGATTTCAATTGGAGGCATTGGGATGCCCAGACTCTTCCCAATCATTACTGACGTAGCCTCAGTTTTTGAACTGTTCACTGTAACTCCTGTGGTTGTGACAGCCTATTTATGCCACTTCAATG TTCACAGCATAGATAATGAACTGGAGGACTCCTCGCAGATAAATGGGATTGTGCGTACTTCCCTTGCTCTATGTGCTTCAGTGTACTTGCTAACAAGCTTCTTTGGGTTCCTCCTATTTGGTGAAGGAACTCTTGATGATGTGCTTGCCAATTTTGACATTGATCTTGGAATTCCTTTTGGTTCTGTGCTCAACGATGCTGTTCGTTTTAGCTATGCCGCACATCTTGTGCTTGTATTTCCAGTTGTCTTCTATGCAGTGCGGATCAACCTTGATGGTCTCATATTTCCATCATCTAGGCCTTTGGTTCTAGATAACTTCAGATTTGCATCAATTACTATGGTCCTTATTGTTGCTTCCTTTTTGGGAGCAAATTTCATACCCAGCATTTGGGATATATTCCAGTTCACCGGAGCAACAGCTGCTGCATGTTTATCATTCATATTTCCATCTGCCATCACCCTAAG GGATCGATACAACATTGCAACTAAAAAAGACAAGATTCTATCAGTGTTTATGATAGTCCTCGCAGTCTTGGCGAATGTTGTGGCTGTATACAGTGATGCCTTTGCCCTGATCAAGAATAGTATAACTAAACGTGAGTGA
- the LOC100805275 gene encoding ATP sulfurylase 2, translated as MSLSLAIKLHLASSSPSFSLLTLNNHQHANKLTTSETCSNTKVRPKPIYSTNPLIIPTCKVRPRVQYCGTMIKSSLIEPDGGALVDLVVPEGERGAKITLAESLPKVQLTRIDLEWVHVVGEGWASPLKGFMREDEYLQSLHFNSLRVKDGSVVNMSLPIVLAIDDETKERIGSSSHVGLLGPDGDCVAILRSIEIYKHNKEERIARTWGTTAPGLPYVEEVITPAGNWLIGGDLEVLKPIKYNDGLDNYRLSPKQLREEFDKRQADAVFAFQLRNPVHNGHALLMNDTRKRLLEMGYKNPILLLHPLGGFVKADDVPLDVRMEQHSKVLEDGVLDPETTIVAIFPSPMHYAGPTEVQWHAKARINAGANFYIVGRDPAGMGHPTEKRDLYDPDHGKKVLSMAPGLEKLNILPFRVAAYDTKVNKMAFFDPTRAKDFLFISGTKMRAFAKSGENPPEGFMCPSGWKVLVKYYESLQAEEPSQQPVLST; from the exons ATGTCTCTAAGTCTAGCCATCAAACTACACctggcttcttcttctccttctttttccCTCCTTACCCTCAACAACCACCAACATGCAAACAAGTTAACAACTTCCGAAACTTGTTCCAACACCAAGGTTCGTCCCAAACCCATTTATAGCACCAACCCTTTGATCATTCCCACGTGTAAAGTGAGGCCAAGAGTGCAATACTGTGGCACCATGATCAAGAGTTCTTTGATAGAGCCTGATGGGGGGGCATTGGTGGATCTTGTGGTGCCTGAGGGTGAGAGGGGTGCTAAGATCACCTTGGCTGAGTCACTGCCTAAGGTGCAGCTCACAAGGATTGATCTTGAGTGGGTGCATGTGGTGGGGGAAGGGTGGGCTAGTCCCTTGAAAGGGTTCATGAGGGAGGATGAGTATCTTCAGAGTTTGCATTTCAATTCCCTTAGGGTCAAGGATGGTTCTGTGGTGAACATGTCCCTTCCCATTGTTTTGGCCATTGATGATGAGACCAAAGAGAGAATTGGATCCTCTTCCCATGTGGGGTTGCTCGGGCCTGATGGAGATTGTGTTGCAATTCTTCGAAG TATTGAAATCTACAAGCATAACAAGGAAGAAAGAATAGCTAGAACTTGGGGAACAACTGCTCCTGGATTGCCATATGTTGAGGAGGTGATTACTCCGGCAGGAAATTGGCTTATTGGAGGAGATTTGGAAGTGCTAAAACCTATCAAATATAATGATGGCCTAGATAACTACAGGCTCTCTCCCAAACAACTCCGTGAAGAATTTGACAAGCGTCAAGCAGATGCAGTTTTTGCCTTTCAGTTAAGAAACCCTGTACACAATGGTCATGCCTTGTTAATGAATGATACTCGTAAGCGCCTATTGGAAATGGGCTACAAAAATCCCATTTTACTGCTTCATCCTCTTGGAGGTTTTGTAAAGGCTGATGACGTTCCCTTGGATGTCAGGATGGAGCAACATAGCAAG GTCCTAGAAGATGGAGTTCTTGATCCTGAGACTACCATAGTTGCCATATTTCCATCACCTATGCATTATGCTGGTCCAACTGAAGTACAGTGGCATGCAAAGGCACGGATAAATGCAGGTGCAAATTTCTATATTGTTGGTCGTGATCCGGCTGGTATGGGCCACCCAACTGAGAAAAGGGATTTGTATGACCCTGATCATGGAAAGAAGGTGCTTAGCATGGCTCCCGGTCTGGAGAAGCTTAACATTTTGCCATTCAGG GTGGCAGCTTATGACACTAAGGTAAACAAGATGGCATTTTTCGACCCAACCCGTGCTAAAGATTTCCTCTTTATATCTGGAACCAAG ATGCGGGCTTTTGCAAAAAGTGGGGAGAATCCGCCAGAAGGTTTCATGTGCCCAAGTGGGTGGAAGGTTCTTGTCAAATATTATGAAAGTTTGCAGGCAGAAGAGCCATCACAACAGCCTGTGCTATCTACTTAG